The segment GTTCCGACGCGTTTCCAGAAAATGCCGAGAACGATGACCGGGAAGAAGCTGGCCGCGGCGAAGCCGAAGGCAAAGGCGACGACCTGCCCGACAAATCCGGGCGGGTAGATTCCGAAGAGTCCGGCGATGACGACTGCGACCCCGATGGTTCCACGGCCGACGAGAAGTCGCTGCTTCTCGGTCGCTTTCGGATTCATTATCTTGAAGTAGAGGTCGTGGGCGACGCTGGAGGAGATGACCAGGAGCAATCCGCTGGCCGTTGAAAGTGCGGCCGCGAGCCCACCAGCGGCCATGAAGGCGATAATCCAGTTGGAGAGTTCCGCCATCTCCGGGGTGGCGAGAACGATGATGTCGCGGTCGGGACCATTGAGACCCATCTCGTTCATGAGGGGCCGTGCGTTGACCCCTTTGGCTCCGTCGGTATCGATCCACTGCTGATGTTGGCGGGCGATTTTCGCGAGTTCGGGTCCGGTCAGGGCTCCGGCGCGAAAGATCTCGTTATCGGAGTTTCCGGTGTAGCGTACGGTGCCGTCCCCGTCGTCAAACCAGAGAATGAGGCCGGTCTGTTCCCAACTCTTGAACCAGTCGGGGAGGTCCTGCTCTTTGGCCCCGTTGAGGGAGTCCAGCATGTAGAAGCGAGCAAATCCGGAGATCGCGGGTGCGGTGAGGTAAAGGAGGGAGATGAAGAAAAGGGCCCAGAAGCCGCTCCAGCGGGCCGCTTTCGGACTTTTCACCGTGTAGAAACGGACGATGACGTGGGGGAGACCCGCTGTGCCCACCATGAGTGCGAGGGCGACGAAGAAGACGTTCACCTTATCCCACTGACCGATAAACGGTTCGGTATAGGGCCCAAAACCAAACTCCTGTTGAATGCCATCGAGCCGGGAAAGGAGGCTGACGGCCGTCCCTTGCAGGTCGCTGCCCAGCCCGAGCTGAGGGATTCCGGTTCCGGTGAGCTTGATCGAAATGGCGATGGCGGGAACGAGGAAGGCCGTAATCAAAACCCAGTATTGGGCCACTTGAGTCCAAGTGATCCCTTTCATGCCGCCGAGAGTGGCGTAGATGAAGACGATGACCATCCCGATAATGACCCCAATATTGACGTCGACCTCGAGAAAACGGCTGAAGACGACCCCGACGCCCCGCATTTGGCCGGCGACGTAGGTAAAGCTCACAAAAAGGGCGCAGATGATGGCGACGAGACGGACCAGCTTCGACTCGTAGCGGTCACCCATGAAATCCGGCACCGTGTAGTGGCCAAACTTCCTGAGGTAGGGGGCGAGGAGCAGGGCTAGGAGAACGAATCCTCCGGTCCAGCCCATGAGATAGACTCCGCCGGCGTAGCCCATGGTGGAAACGAGCCCGGCCATGGAGATAAAAGAGGCGGCGCTCATCCAGTCGGCAGCCGTGGCCATCCCGTTGGCGGCCGCGGGCACACCGCGTCCCGCAACGTAAAAGCCCTGCGTGGTGCGCACCCGGCTCCACCAAGCGATCCCTAGATAGAGGGAGAAGGAGGCGCCGACGAAAAGATAAGTCCAGATTTGAACGCTCACTGGGCGGCCTCCTTTCCTGCGCGGGAGCGAGTGCGATCCGCCATATGCGAACGGTCGAGTCGATTCATGATCAGGGCGTAGATAAGAATGAGAAAGACGAAGACGATGATGCTACCCTGTTGGGCAAACCAGAACCCGAGAGGATATCCGGTGCCCGGGAGCGTGTATTGGTTCAACGTATCGGCAAAAAGGATTCCGCATCCGAGTCCGGCGGCTGCCCATATCGAGAGCAGGATGAGCATGAGAATGATGTTCCGGCGCCAGTAGCTTTTGAGAATCTGAGATT is part of the Puniceicoccus vermicola genome and harbors:
- a CDS encoding VC_2705 family sodium/solute symporter: MSVQIWTYLFVGASFSLYLGIAWWSRVRTTQGFYVAGRGVPAAANGMATAADWMSAASFISMAGLVSTMGYAGGVYLMGWTGGFVLLALLLAPYLRKFGHYTVPDFMGDRYESKLVRLVAIICALFVSFTYVAGQMRGVGVVFSRFLEVDVNIGVIIGMVIVFIYATLGGMKGITWTQVAQYWVLITAFLVPAIAISIKLTGTGIPQLGLGSDLQGTAVSLLSRLDGIQQEFGFGPYTEPFIGQWDKVNVFFVALALMVGTAGLPHVIVRFYTVKSPKAARWSGFWALFFISLLYLTAPAISGFARFYMLDSLNGAKEQDLPDWFKSWEQTGLILWFDDGDGTVRYTGNSDNEIFRAGALTGPELAKIARQHQQWIDTDGAKGVNARPLMNEMGLNGPDRDIIVLATPEMAELSNWIIAFMAAGGLAAALSTASGLLLVISSSVAHDLYFKIMNPKATEKQRLLVGRGTIGVAVVIAGLFGIYPPGFVGQVVAFAFGFAAASFFPVIVLGIFWKRVGTIPALCGMVAGLGITAFYVISVVFFDMPQWTLGLTDQGIDPQGFGTVGMFVNLAVTIGLTPLFPAPSEKVQALIDQVREPEGWSPPINIDESAEH
- a CDS encoding DUF4212 domain-containing protein; amino-acid sequence: MPPPPPESPPQALDPAYESQILKSYWRRNIILMLILLSIWAAAGLGCGILFADTLNQYTLPGTGYPLGFWFAQQGSIIVFVFLILIYALIMNRLDRSHMADRTRSRAGKEAAQ